One genomic window of Tetrapisispora phaffii CBS 4417 chromosome 13, complete genome includes the following:
- the MSO1 gene encoding Mso1p (similar to Saccharomyces cerevisiae MSO1 (YNR049C); ancestral locus Anc_6.375) produces the protein MSAYTSNSDSDNLWNKFTKSTKSISNSLSQLSVKSDSDGNSIETTLVHKALVKYYQNQQPFQGFPGWLGHKEDLPDENKILKKQMGQQEKLQKKSEPSSGGGVFMSTRNRNSYTNMLNEPIRQIPEPTPKPEVTKVKQKPTASMSFQSIYSSFNDKNALQNTNDYTKMPTQNLGEKHGLHNQQQTNTRTSSSPERSQSSSSLMMRDRLKKQTRNGFGFQQ, from the coding sequence ATGAGTGCATATACTTCCAATTCTGATTCCGACAATCTTTGGAACAAATTTACGAAATCGACTAAATCGATTTCGAATTCATTATCACAATTGAGTGTGAAGTCTGACTCTGATGGTAATAGCATTGAAACCACGCTGGTTCATAAGGCACTCGTTAAATATTATCAGAATCAGCAGCCTTTCCAAGGTTTCCCAGGTTGGTTAGGTCACAAGGAAGACTTGCCAgatgaaaacaaaatacTAAAGAAGCAAATGGGGCAACAAGAGAAACTACAAAAGAAAAGTGAACCCTCATCTGGGGGTGGAGTATTTATGTCTACCCGTAATAGAAACTCGTACACTAATATGTTAAATGAGCCTATACGACAGATCCCTGAACCAACACCAAAGCCTGAAGTGACAAAAGTTAAACAAAAACCTACTGCAAGTATGTCGTTTCAAAGTATATATAGttcatttaatgataaaaatgcTCTTCAGAACACAAATGATTATACAAAAATGCCAACACAAAATTTAGGCGAAAAACATGGTTTACATAATCAACAACAAACAAATACTAGGACTAGTTCAAGTCCAGAACGCTCACaatcatcttcttcattaatGATGCGGGACAGGTTGAAGAAACAAACTAGAAATGGTTTCGGTtttcaacaataa
- the LYS9 gene encoding saccharopine dehydrogenase (NADP+, L-glutamate-forming) (similar to Saccharomyces cerevisiae LYS9 (YNR050C); ancestral locus Anc_6.376) yields the protein MVKKVLLLGSGFVAKPVVDVLSKTGDIEVTVACRTLKNAQELAKGTNSGAISLDVTDETALDKVLSENDVVISLIPYIYHSTVVKSAIRLKKNVVTSSYISPALRELEPEIKKAGITVMNEIGLDPGIDHLYAVKVIDEVHKKKGKITSFISYCGGLPSPEDSDNPLGYKFSWSSRGVLLALRNSAKYYKDNQLVQVSSEDLMSSAKPYFIYPGYAFVCYPNRDSTAFKELYEIPEAETVIRGTLRYQGFPEFVKVLVDMGMLKDDENDIFTKPISWSEALQRYLQSESSSKQDIIKKIDSLTQWKSDEDRERILNGFQWLGFFSTTPITPKGNALDTLCATLEELMQYTENERDMVVLQHKFGIEWADGTTETRTSTLVDYGKVGGYSSMAATVGYPVAIATQMVLNGQIEGPGLLAPYTPEINDPIMKELKDKYDIYLVEKTIA from the coding sequence atggtgaaaaaagttttattattaggTTCTGGTTTTGTTGCCAAACCAGTTGTCGatgttttatcaaaaacaGGTGATATTGAAGTCACAGTTGCTTGTAgaactttaaaaaatgcACAAGAATTAGCTAAAGGCACTAATTCAGGCGCTATTTCTTTAGATGTTACTGATGAAACTGCATTGGACAAAGTTTTGTCAGAAAATGATGTAGTGATTTCATTGATtccatatatttatcattcCACCGTTGTTAAGAGTGCCATTAGATTAAAGAAGAATGTTGTTACTTCCTCATACATTTCTCCGGCTTTAAGAGAATTAGAACCAGAAATTAAGAAGGCAGGCATCACCGTTATGAATGAAATTGGTCTAGATCCTGGTATCGATCATTTATATGCTGTCAAAGTCATTGATGAAGTCCACAAGAAAAAAGGTAAAATTACATCCTTTATTTCATACTGTGGTGGTTTACCATCCCCAGAGGATTCTGACAATCCATTAGGTTACAAATTTTCTTGGTCTTCAAGAGGTGTTTTATTAGCTTTGAGGAATTCTGCAAAGTATTACAAAGACAATCAATTGGTTCAAGTAAGTTCAGAAGATTTAATGAGTTCTGCTAAACCGTATTTCATTTATCCCGGTTACGCCTTCGTTTGTTACCCAAATAGAGATTCAACAGcttttaaagaattatatGAAATTCCAGAAGCTGAGACTGTTATTAGAGGTACTTTGAGATATCAAGGTTTCCCAGAATTTGTTAAGGTGTTAGTTGACATGGGTATGTTAAAGGACGATGAAAATGACATTTTTACTAAGCCTATATCATGGAGTGAGGCTTTACAACGTTATTTACAAAGTGAGTCATCTTCAAAAcaagatataataaaaaaaattgattcCTTAACTCAATGGAAATCTGATGAAGATAGAGAAAGAATTTTAAACGGTTTCCAATGGTTAGGATTTTTTTCCACTACTCCTATTACTCCAAAGGGCAATGCCTTAGATACATTATGTGCCACATTAGAAGAATTGATGCAATATACAGAAAATGAGCGTGATATGGTTGTGCTTCAACATAAATTTGGCATCGAATGGGCAGATGGCACTACAGAAACAAGAACCTCAACTTTGGTCGATTATGGTAAAGTTGGTGGATACAGCTCAATGGCTGCCACTGTTGGTTATCCAGTTGCAATTGCTACCCAAATGGTATTAAATGGCCAAATTGAAGGCCCAGGTCTTTTAGCTCCTTATACTCCAGAAATTAATGATCCAATTATGAAGGAATTAAAGGACAAATATGACATTTATTTAGTCGAGAAGACAATAGCTTAG
- the OCA4 gene encoding Oca4p (similar to Saccharomyces cerevisiae YCR095C; ancestral locus Anc_6.377), with the protein MLVPPANFGIAEEGIYRCAKVETLNLSFLETLNLKTVLFIGGQEPSKYFKEFFKNSNICWHSIRNIDFSPPQEVVDIYKQSGDTINPESNPGPSNSNDSLVQALDASKDNNHKKATNITNNNDNQNSKDNEIKDNETSELITEDSDSKSKSRYRKYVLNDNDESMIIKAICLKKTFEYLMNIDHHNILLVDRTNIVVGILRKLQKWNIASILNEYRLFAGKNGNYFAETFLDIIKLSIKQDIDKIKKTTSINQIQMKQTEKKFDKKDKNDKGGKNTKKKVHSGSNKNKSKVELVNEDDLLKAPSVPSRILKLIGDVEVETQSRMKSVQEEENETNSKNDNKSHGIFGNEYRLAFNKRELGEYEYYKTSQKELTTKKTKEKKIDDEKIDEPTNKQLTSKSEDNTVIIQVPVESKLPSWFIYQRNLWEQTNVIEEHNFYAENIFS; encoded by the coding sequence ATGTTAGTACCTCCTGCAAATTTTGGTATCGCTGAAGAAGGCATTTATAGATGTGCTAAAGTTGAAACATTAAATCTTTCATTTCTGGaaacattaaatttaaagacaGTGTTATTCATCGGCGGTCAAGAACCTTCTAAGTATTTTAAAGAGTTTTTCAAGAATTCTAATATATGTTGGCATTCTATAAGAAATATCGATTTCTCACCACCCCAAGAAGTTGTTGATATTTACAAACAATCTGGTGACACTATCAACCCAGAATCAAATCCAGGACCTTCTAACAGCAATGATTCTTTAGTTCAAGCTTTAGATGCTtcaaaagataataatCATAAAAAGGCAACTAATATTacaaacaataatgataaccaaaattcaaaagacAATGAAATAAAGGATAATGAGACTAGTGAATTAATAACAGAAGATTCAGATAGTAAATCTAAATCTCGATACAGAAAGTACGTTTTgaatgataatgatgaatcAATGATAATTAAGGCCATATGTTTAAAGAAAACTTTTGAGtatttgatgaatattGATCACCATAACATTTTGTTGGTCGATAGAACAAATATTGTAGTCGGGATATTAagaaaattacaaaagtGGAATATAGCTTCCATATTGAATGAATATAGACTATTTGCAGGTAAAAATGGTAACTATTTTGCCGAAACTTTCttagatattattaaacttTCTATTAAACAAGATATtgacaaaataaaaaaaacaacatcAATTAATCAAATACAGATGAAGCAAACTGAGAAAAAATTTGACAAGAAAGATAAGAACGATAAGGGTGGTAAAAATACCAAAAAGAAAGTGCATAGTGGATCCAATAAGAACAAGTCGAAAGTGGAACTTGTCAATGAAGATGACCTTTTAAAAGCTCCCAGCGTTCCTAGTAGAATTCTTAAATTGATTGGAGATGTTGAAGTTGAAACTCAAAGTAGAATGAAGTCTGTTCAAGAGGAGGAAAACGAGACTAACTCtaaaaatgataacaaAAGTCATGGTATATTTGGAAATGAATATAGACTAGCCTTTAACAAAAGAGAACTTGGAGAATAcgaatattataaaacatCTCAGAAAGAATTAACAACGAAAAAGACtaaagagaaaaaaatagaCGACGAAAAAATAGACGAACCAACAAACAAACAATTGACATCGAAGAGTGAAGACAATACCGTGATAATCCAAGTTCCTGTCGAATCCAAACTACCGTCATGGTTTATATACCAACGAAACCTATGGGAACAAACAAATGTGATAGAGGAACACAATTTCTACGCTGAAAACATCTTCTCATAG